A single window of Sporosarcina sp. 6E9 DNA harbors:
- a CDS encoding RNA polymerase sigma factor has product MKNNLDDLYEEYGRYIYHLCLKLTRNKEEAEDVMQDVWVKVIRYSDRLDTIDHLKGWLTTICMNTFRDRYRKNVRHSEHVMNQPPTLDVPILDLVPSNTLTPGEIVEQNDIQSIVRQKIDKLDEIYKTTLEYFYVYQYSLNEIAEEMKVSIGTVKSRLFRARKYLKELLVEDKAAYEYVIA; this is encoded by the coding sequence ATGAAGAATAATCTTGATGACTTGTATGAAGAATACGGTCGGTATATCTATCATCTATGTTTAAAATTAACGCGAAATAAAGAAGAAGCTGAAGACGTCATGCAGGACGTCTGGGTTAAAGTGATTCGTTACAGTGATCGATTGGATACGATTGATCATTTAAAAGGATGGCTTACGACCATCTGTATGAATACGTTCCGTGATCGCTACCGAAAAAATGTAAGGCATAGCGAACATGTGATGAACCAACCACCTACACTTGACGTTCCAATCCTCGATTTGGTTCCAAGTAATACATTAACGCCTGGTGAAATTGTTGAACAAAATGATATCCAGTCAATCGTACGACAGAAAATTGATAAATTAGATGAAATCTATAAAACAACACTCGAATATTTCTACGTCTATCAGTATTCACTCAATGAAATTGCGGAAGAAATGAAAGTTTCCATCGGAACAGTTAAATCTCGACTATTTCGTGCAAGAAAATACTTGAAAGAATTATTGGTAGAAGACAAAGCAGCATACGAATATGTAATAGCCTAA
- a CDS encoding PseG/SpsG family protein, protein MIAFYIQDTEGKGTYPIRRAKVLAEALPDTIEIIFILKKGSHPAPEGFKTISLKNSSELVSILEKTRPNLLVRDSGSTTQEEVDKIRKIVPSIIHFDDFGGGGELADMVIQTLYTESNDKPHEHYVVGPETFIADEQVSSFKHIGLGKSPTRPLPHLVITFGDEDLGNLTYRALRHMLQLQIPLKVTVLLGENYKHDKTELRIMALGRRNTFIKEQPASLAEFLSTADVILCASGYLPYEIAVMGIPCIVLAQNDFETALDFPKEKHGFVHLGPGRKIKQSSLLNAIMEPLLHDPLRRKAIERQVALNLGEGKEMVCEAILYLLEYPKRSTLKKTGKSTSDMI, encoded by the coding sequence ATGATCGCTTTTTACATTCAGGACACGGAAGGAAAAGGGACATACCCTATTCGACGGGCAAAAGTCCTTGCAGAGGCATTACCCGATACAATTGAAATTATATTTATTCTTAAAAAAGGATCTCACCCTGCCCCTGAAGGATTTAAAACCATCTCACTTAAAAATAGTTCAGAGTTAGTTAGCATTCTTGAAAAGACCAGACCGAATCTGCTCGTTCGCGATAGCGGATCCACAACACAAGAAGAAGTTGATAAGATTCGTAAAATCGTTCCTTCAATCATCCATTTTGATGATTTCGGAGGCGGCGGTGAGTTGGCCGACATGGTTATTCAAACGCTTTACACGGAAAGCAATGATAAACCGCATGAGCATTACGTTGTCGGACCGGAAACTTTTATCGCAGATGAACAAGTGTCTTCATTTAAACATATTGGATTGGGGAAATCACCTACTCGCCCTCTCCCGCATCTCGTCATCACATTTGGCGATGAAGATTTAGGTAACTTGACGTACCGTGCACTTCGCCATATGTTGCAGTTACAGATTCCACTTAAGGTTACCGTGCTTTTAGGTGAAAACTATAAGCACGACAAAACCGAACTACGGATAATGGCGTTGGGAAGACGGAATACATTCATCAAAGAACAACCTGCCTCATTAGCTGAATTTTTATCTACGGCGGATGTAATTCTTTGTGCTTCAGGCTATTTGCCATATGAAATCGCAGTTATGGGCATTCCATGTATTGTGTTGGCGCAAAATGATTTTGAAACCGCATTGGATTTCCCAAAGGAAAAACATGGCTTTGTCCATCTTGGACCGGGAAGAAAAATTAAGCAATCGAGTCTACTAAATGCAATCATGGAGCCGCTACTTCACGATCCACTTAGGCGGAAAGCGATTGAGCGTCAAGTTGCGCTTAATCTAGGAGAAGGTAAAGAAATGGTCTGCGAGGCAATTCTTTACCTTCTCGAATATCCGAAGCGAAGCACCCTGAAAAAGACAGGAAAAAGTACCTCCGATATGATATAG
- a CDS encoding sodium:proton antiporter → MFDSLLFDLMLVVLIGILSQWVAWRFRMPAIVVMSVAGLLVGPIFGLINPQESMGDLFGPIITFAVALILFEGSLNLDFKEIRGFNKPVLRIITIGAFIAWIAGSLAAHYVAGLSLSVSFIIGGLFIVTGPTVILPLLRQAKLKPRPAAILKWEGIVVDPFGALLAVFAFEFIRFVDGEVTFNSFLLFFAASIFAVILGWGVAQILGIAFEHGRVPEFLKSPVLFAVVIFTFVFSDEIMPQTGLLAVTAMGMTMANMHLTSIREIRHFKENISVLLISGIFVMLTASLNPTVLIEIFNSNIILYVLAMLFIVRPLSIWISTIGTDLTAREKLLVGWIAPRGIVALTVSGYFATILLEQGYPDAELLTALTFALVFSTVVLHGFTIGPLAKKLNLTTTEESGILIVGGSRFAAEFAKSVIETGNEVIIIDRTWAGLTHARKLGLNSFVGDILSRKLDYELDLTPYRFMLAMSKIDTYNAHVCEDFEPDFGRDHLYQTAFHFNHENMSSTVSGGATLFTPAISIYDLEDRINTGHVIRKTLITKQYSYTQYLRERDDKSILLYILRADNSIEFFTPDVELSAQAGDTIMSLTSPAKTIEKVKERLDVENGESQIPIEKIEELFTK, encoded by the coding sequence TTGTTTGATTCATTATTGTTTGACTTAATGCTCGTCGTTCTGATCGGCATATTGTCGCAATGGGTAGCGTGGAGATTCCGAATGCCGGCAATTGTTGTCATGTCAGTGGCAGGGCTTCTAGTCGGTCCGATTTTCGGATTAATAAACCCGCAGGAAAGTATGGGAGATTTATTTGGTCCAATCATCACATTTGCGGTAGCGCTCATTTTATTCGAAGGAAGTTTAAACCTCGATTTTAAAGAAATTAGAGGATTCAATAAACCGGTGCTGCGAATCATAACAATCGGTGCATTTATTGCCTGGATTGCTGGTTCACTAGCAGCACATTATGTAGCTGGATTGTCGTTATCCGTTTCATTTATTATCGGGGGCTTATTCATCGTTACTGGCCCGACGGTAATTTTGCCGCTTCTAAGGCAAGCGAAACTGAAACCGCGTCCCGCTGCGATTTTGAAATGGGAAGGGATAGTTGTTGATCCATTCGGTGCACTTCTAGCTGTTTTTGCTTTCGAATTTATTCGATTCGTAGACGGGGAAGTGACCTTTAACTCATTTCTATTATTCTTCGCAGCATCTATTTTTGCGGTTATTTTGGGATGGGGCGTGGCTCAGATTCTTGGGATTGCCTTTGAACATGGAAGAGTTCCGGAATTTTTAAAGTCGCCTGTTTTATTTGCGGTCGTAATTTTCACTTTCGTATTTTCGGATGAAATCATGCCGCAAACCGGACTTCTTGCAGTAACAGCAATGGGGATGACGATGGCGAATATGCATTTAACGTCAATCCGGGAAATCCGTCACTTCAAAGAGAATATTTCAGTGCTCTTGATTTCCGGAATATTTGTCATGTTGACGGCTTCGTTAAATCCAACAGTGCTCATCGAAATTTTTAACTCGAATATCATCCTATATGTTCTTGCGATGTTATTTATCGTTCGTCCATTGTCGATTTGGATATCAACGATTGGCACTGATTTGACGGCGAGAGAAAAATTGCTTGTCGGATGGATTGCACCGCGCGGTATCGTGGCACTAACCGTGTCTGGTTATTTTGCTACTATATTATTAGAACAGGGATATCCTGATGCGGAGCTACTGACTGCGTTAACGTTCGCACTTGTTTTTTCTACAGTTGTACTTCACGGATTTACAATCGGACCACTCGCGAAAAAGTTGAATTTAACAACGACAGAAGAATCAGGAATTCTAATTGTCGGGGGAAGTCGATTTGCAGCTGAATTTGCGAAGTCGGTAATAGAAACAGGCAATGAAGTTATCATTATCGACAGAACATGGGCGGGGTTAACACATGCCCGAAAGTTAGGGTTGAATAGTTTCGTCGGCGATATTCTCTCGAGAAAACTTGATTATGAACTGGATTTGACGCCGTATCGATTTATGTTAGCGATGTCGAAAATTGATACGTACAATGCGCATGTCTGCGAAGACTTCGAACCGGATTTCGGTCGTGACCACTTGTACCAAACGGCATTTCATTTCAATCATGAAAATATGTCATCGACAGTCTCAGGCGGAGCGACGCTCTTTACACCGGCCATCTCTATATACGATCTTGAAGACCGAATCAACACAGGTCATGTCATCCGAAAAACATTAATTACAAAACAATATAGCTATACCCAATATTTACGCGAACGCGATGACAAATCAATCCTGCTTTACATCTTGCGTGCAGACAATTCGATAGAATTCTTCACACCAGACGTTGAATTGTCAGCACAAGCGGGGGATACAATCATGTCATTAACCTCACCTGCTAAAACAATCGAGAAAGTTAAAGAAAGACTCGATGTGGAAAACGGTGAATCGCAAATTCCGATTGAGAAAATTGAAGAATTATTTACGAAATAA
- a CDS encoding hemolysin family protein, with protein sequence MFFALGFFLIMSFFLSGSETALTAVNRMKVQLRADQDDERSKKLLNLISKPDRMITAILIGNNISNIMMPTIVTMIFIDKGWKVGVGTGILTAVIIVFGEVLPKTIAATFADRVAYVVAPTVSLLVKMLTPLTALLAMFTNVFIRIISKGTVTEATLTKEDLRSMVDLATIEGTFEQDETLRLKGVLDFRDKDVWDVLETHRTDVVGLPLTATYEEVRDTILEFFYTRYPVYEESMDSIVGMFYSKMFIEWSLEPERKLAEFIDRDMIYVVQTASVETVFKMMLSQKKHMAVVLDEYGGTLGIVTQEDIIEEMIGQDIEDETDMEDEVLIYEKTDDSLTCHGRLEIVDAMELIGIELPTDHETIGGFVLQQLGHLPEPGERFTYENLRFEIEEMDRTRIIRMTITAEREE encoded by the coding sequence TTGTTTTTCGCACTCGGATTCTTTTTAATCATGTCGTTCTTTCTTTCGGGAAGCGAAACGGCACTTACCGCAGTAAATAGGATGAAGGTCCAGCTTCGAGCTGATCAGGATGATGAGCGATCAAAAAAATTGCTCAATTTAATTTCGAAGCCGGACCGAATGATAACTGCGATCTTAATCGGTAATAATATTTCCAATATAATGATGCCAACAATCGTAACGATGATTTTTATCGATAAAGGCTGGAAAGTTGGCGTTGGGACTGGTATTTTAACGGCCGTGATTATTGTATTCGGTGAAGTGTTGCCGAAGACGATTGCTGCAACATTTGCAGACCGTGTTGCCTATGTGGTCGCACCGACAGTTTCGCTGCTGGTCAAAATGTTGACACCGCTCACTGCGCTTCTTGCAATGTTTACGAATGTTTTCATCCGCATTATTTCAAAAGGAACAGTTACGGAAGCGACATTGACGAAGGAAGACCTTAGATCAATGGTGGACCTCGCAACAATTGAGGGAACCTTTGAACAAGACGAAACGCTTAGGTTAAAAGGAGTTCTTGACTTTCGAGACAAAGACGTTTGGGACGTCCTTGAAACCCATCGCACGGATGTCGTCGGTTTACCGCTTACGGCCACTTACGAAGAAGTCCGCGATACCATTTTAGAATTTTTTTACACGCGCTACCCGGTATATGAGGAAAGTATGGATTCCATAGTCGGGATGTTTTATTCGAAAATGTTTATCGAATGGTCATTAGAGCCTGAACGAAAGCTTGCAGAATTCATTGACCGCGATATGATATATGTCGTTCAAACAGCTAGTGTAGAAACTGTATTTAAAATGATGCTTTCGCAGAAAAAACATATGGCCGTTGTGCTTGATGAATACGGAGGAACGCTTGGGATTGTCACGCAAGAAGATATTATCGAAGAAATGATTGGACAAGACATTGAAGACGAAACCGATATGGAAGATGAAGTGCTGATATATGAAAAGACAGATGACTCTTTAACATGTCATGGTCGACTAGAAATTGTAGATGCTATGGAACTAATCGGGATTGAATTGCCGACGGATCATGAAACGATAGGTGGATTTGTTCTCCAACAACTTGGACATTTGCCAGAACCTGGCGAACGATTTACATATGAAAATTTGCGGTTTGAAATAGAGGAAATGGATCGAACTAGGATCATTCGCATGACAATTACGGCGGAACGAGAAGAATAA
- a CDS encoding dipeptidase, whose amino-acid sequence MTHLEKLDQYFTEQRETHLEELNDFLRIPSISALSEHKPDMQQAAEWLVNSLTKAGLENVSIDETDGHPVVYADWLHAEGKPTILVYGHYDVQPVDPLELWDSAPFGPEIRDNKLYARGASDDKGQVFMHIKAVEALMKESGSLPVNVKFLIEGEEEIGSPSLESYIVDNKDKLAADVIVISDTGMQGPGKPAVCYGLRGLCGVQVDVKGAKGDLHSGLYGGGVQNPLHAIVELLASFRDKEGTIAVEGFYDNVRPLSDEERAAYEALGFDEEDLKDEIDVPGLFGEKGFSYLERTWARPTLELNGIFGGFSGEGIKTVLPAEAGVKITCRLVPDQDPDEIVEKLKAHIEKNKPTGVTVTVTEFDKGKPFITPFDHPAIQAAGRSYEKVYNVPTAYTRGGGSIPIVAAFDEILELPVVLMGFGLSTENFHAPNEHFHLENFDQGLRVIGDYYYEIENISKSDLKK is encoded by the coding sequence TTGACGCATTTAGAAAAACTAGACCAATATTTCACCGAACAACGCGAAACACATCTCGAGGAATTAAATGATTTTTTACGTATTCCAAGTATTAGCGCTTTATCTGAACACAAACCAGATATGCAACAAGCTGCAGAGTGGTTAGTGAATTCATTGACCAAGGCTGGACTTGAAAACGTTTCTATCGATGAGACGGATGGCCATCCTGTCGTTTACGCTGACTGGTTACATGCAGAAGGCAAACCAACGATTCTCGTTTACGGCCATTATGACGTACAACCGGTTGATCCCCTTGAATTATGGGATAGCGCTCCTTTTGGACCTGAAATCCGCGACAATAAGTTGTATGCACGCGGCGCAAGTGATGATAAAGGACAAGTATTCATGCATATTAAAGCGGTGGAGGCGTTAATGAAAGAATCAGGCAGCCTCCCAGTGAACGTAAAGTTTTTAATAGAAGGCGAAGAAGAAATCGGGAGCCCAAGTTTAGAGAGCTATATTGTTGATAATAAAGACAAGCTCGCCGCAGATGTCATTGTCATTTCTGATACCGGCATGCAAGGGCCAGGCAAACCAGCCGTTTGTTATGGACTTCGCGGACTTTGCGGTGTTCAAGTCGATGTCAAAGGTGCTAAAGGCGACTTGCATTCTGGGTTATATGGCGGAGGGGTTCAAAACCCACTTCACGCGATTGTCGAGTTGCTTGCATCATTCCGTGATAAAGAAGGAACGATTGCAGTAGAAGGTTTTTACGACAATGTGCGTCCATTGAGCGACGAGGAGCGTGCAGCTTATGAAGCGCTAGGATTTGACGAGGAAGATTTGAAAGATGAAATTGATGTGCCTGGGTTATTTGGCGAAAAAGGTTTTTCATACCTTGAACGCACATGGGCCCGTCCTACGCTCGAGCTAAACGGTATTTTCGGCGGTTTTTCCGGTGAAGGCATCAAGACTGTTTTACCTGCTGAAGCTGGCGTAAAGATTACATGTCGGCTTGTGCCAGACCAAGATCCCGATGAAATCGTTGAAAAACTAAAAGCTCATATTGAAAAAAACAAACCGACCGGTGTTACCGTAACGGTTACTGAATTCGATAAAGGCAAACCTTTCATCACACCATTCGACCATCCAGCTATTCAAGCGGCGGGCCGTTCGTACGAAAAAGTGTACAATGTACCGACAGCGTATACGCGCGGCGGTGGCTCCATTCCAATCGTTGCGGCGTTCGATGAAATATTGGAGTTGCCGGTGGTTCTTATGGGCTTTGGCTTATCAACCGAAAACTTCCATGCGCCAAACGAGCATTTCCACTTGGAAAACTTTGATCAAGGTCTTCGTGTGATAGGTGATTATTACTATGAAATTGAAAACATTAGTAAAAGTGATTTAAAGAAATAA
- a CDS encoding phospholipase D family protein, with translation MQTKKKKIILGSIGVLFPIYIATILWHTYKPLPPGLIYEGKLHYTDDVQMIIDLTYAQNEDGDDMQHELHIFDEVNQLIEDAEQFIVLDFFLFDHYSDEDIEFPKNVETLTANLVKKKEMNPKMPITFITDPVNTGYGSYEIKWFDQMEDAGIDVVYTDLDQLRDSTPVYSGLYRTIFRWMDVKGKGWIPNAMASEAPKMTLASYMTLLNIKANHRKAIVTDKEAIVTSSNPHNASGFHGNVAMKVKGSVLNDILEAEEAVVNYTNGGTLPRVKVEEKTDGKYQAQYITEKKILDAMLGDIARAQKGDRILLGMFFIAEEQLVEALVNAANRGVEVNMILDPNKNSFGREKTGLPNRPVAQRMREDSDGNIDIRWYNTVVGQYHTKLVVIQTADKTYIFNGAANLTERALNNYNLESNLRVIAPNDSELVQDIDTYFARLWKNEDALYTVDFETYQDDFTFLQRSIIWLQKLFKLTTY, from the coding sequence GTGCAAACGAAGAAAAAGAAAATAATACTTGGAAGTATAGGCGTATTATTTCCCATATACATCGCAACGATATTATGGCATACATATAAGCCTTTACCGCCTGGTCTCATATACGAAGGAAAATTACATTATACAGACGACGTACAGATGATTATAGATTTAACATATGCGCAAAATGAAGATGGAGACGACATGCAACATGAACTACATATCTTCGATGAAGTGAACCAATTAATTGAAGATGCCGAGCAATTCATCGTTCTGGACTTTTTCCTCTTCGATCATTATTCAGACGAAGACATTGAATTTCCGAAAAATGTAGAGACATTGACTGCGAATTTAGTAAAGAAAAAAGAAATGAATCCGAAAATGCCAATCACCTTCATCACAGACCCGGTTAACACAGGATATGGTTCCTATGAAATTAAATGGTTCGATCAAATGGAAGATGCCGGCATAGATGTCGTATACACAGACTTAGATCAGCTTCGTGATTCAACACCCGTATATTCAGGACTTTATCGAACAATTTTCAGATGGATGGACGTGAAAGGGAAAGGGTGGATTCCCAACGCAATGGCAAGCGAAGCCCCGAAAATGACACTTGCATCCTATATGACGTTATTGAATATAAAAGCAAATCATAGAAAAGCTATTGTCACGGATAAAGAGGCCATCGTAACCTCTTCAAATCCCCATAACGCGAGTGGTTTTCACGGAAATGTCGCGATGAAAGTAAAAGGGTCGGTTTTAAACGATATATTAGAAGCTGAAGAGGCAGTGGTGAACTATACGAATGGCGGCACATTGCCGCGAGTAAAAGTCGAAGAAAAAACGGACGGGAAATACCAAGCCCAATATATAACAGAGAAGAAAATACTCGACGCCATGCTAGGCGATATCGCAAGAGCGCAAAAAGGCGATCGAATTTTACTTGGAATGTTTTTCATTGCCGAAGAACAATTGGTAGAAGCACTTGTAAATGCAGCAAATCGTGGGGTAGAGGTGAACATGATATTAGACCCTAACAAAAACTCGTTCGGCAGGGAAAAAACGGGTCTTCCAAATCGGCCCGTTGCACAAAGAATGCGGGAAGACTCGGATGGAAATATTGATATTCGCTGGTACAACACAGTAGTCGGTCAATATCATACAAAGCTCGTCGTCATTCAAACCGCTGATAAAACATACATTTTCAACGGCGCCGCAAATTTAACTGAACGCGCATTAAATAACTATAACTTGGAATCAAACCTTCGCGTCATCGCACCAAATGACAGCGAACTCGTTCAAGACATCGATACTTACTTTGCGAGACTATGGAAAAACGAAGATGCCCTATACACCGTCGACTTCGAAACGTATCAAGACGACTTTACGTTTTTACAACGAAGTATTATTTGGTTGCAGAAACTTTTTAAGTTAACGACATACTAA
- a CDS encoding SE1832 family protein, giving the protein MDKKQIEREIAELKMEYVNLQGDIEKLESVGQNRFVAKSEVRLGAMEEKLAMLNKKLAEFES; this is encoded by the coding sequence ATGGATAAAAAACAAATCGAACGAGAAATCGCAGAGCTGAAAATGGAATATGTCAATTTACAAGGTGACATCGAAAAGCTAGAATCTGTCGGTCAAAATAGATTCGTAGCCAAATCCGAAGTCCGCCTGGGCGCAATGGAAGAGAAACTTGCGATGTTGAATAAAAAACTTGCTGAATTTGAATCATGA